In Verrucomicrobiota bacterium, the following are encoded in one genomic region:
- a CDS encoding DUF1501 domain-containing protein: protein MAIYEEGCSGYNEIHGNPLAMTRRYFLGKAAKGLGGIALGSLLNEHLYSQSNSIAGLSQFPNFTPKAKRVIYLFQSGGPPQMDLFDYKPFLDKVHNQEVPDSVFNGQRLTGMTAGQSSFPVARSIFNFERTGKSGMWLNTDVMPHFADVMDEVCLIKSMHTEAINHDPAITFFQTGFQIAGRPSIGAWLSYGLGSMNENLPAFVAMVSNGTGRPAGQPLYDRLWGAGFLPSKNQGVKFGGGNEPVLYLNNPDGMSSKLRRKTLDDIAAMNELKFDDYGDPEIETRISQYEMAFRMQTSVPELTNVSDEPESTFDLYGEDAKQPGTYANNCLLARRLSERGVRFVQLFHRGWDSHKDLPGNVKRQCLDTDQATAGLLKDLKRRGMLDDTLVIWGGEFGRTVYCQGEMTAEDYGRDHHPRCFSMWLAGGGVKAGISYGETDEFSYNITADPVSVHDLHATILHLLGVNHKKLTYKFQGRHYRLTDVHGEVVKDLIA, encoded by the coding sequence ATGGCTATTTACGAAGAAGGTTGCAGTGGATATAATGAGATACATGGAAATCCGTTGGCCATGACTCGTCGCTATTTTCTAGGTAAAGCGGCGAAAGGTCTTGGTGGCATAGCTTTAGGGTCGCTGCTCAATGAGCATCTGTATTCCCAGTCGAATTCGATCGCCGGTCTCTCCCAGTTTCCCAATTTCACTCCTAAGGCAAAACGGGTTATTTATCTCTTCCAGTCCGGAGGTCCTCCTCAGATGGATCTTTTCGACTACAAGCCATTTCTCGATAAGGTCCACAATCAGGAAGTGCCCGATTCTGTATTCAATGGGCAACGACTTACTGGTATGACCGCTGGTCAAAGTTCTTTTCCTGTAGCTCGATCGATCTTCAATTTTGAGCGGACAGGCAAGAGTGGGATGTGGCTGAATACGGATGTGATGCCCCATTTCGCAGACGTTATGGATGAAGTTTGCCTTATCAAGTCTATGCATACCGAGGCGATTAACCACGACCCGGCGATCACTTTCTTTCAGACTGGTTTTCAGATCGCAGGCCGCCCTAGCATTGGAGCCTGGTTGTCCTATGGCTTGGGGAGTATGAACGAAAATTTGCCTGCATTCGTAGCAATGGTGTCTAACGGCACTGGGCGACCAGCAGGACAGCCGTTATACGATCGTCTTTGGGGTGCGGGATTTCTTCCATCCAAGAACCAAGGGGTGAAATTTGGTGGAGGCAATGAGCCGGTCTTGTATTTAAATAACCCTGATGGAATGAGTTCCAAGCTGCGGCGCAAGACGCTCGATGATATCGCGGCGATGAACGAGTTGAAGTTTGACGACTATGGCGATCCCGAGATCGAGACGCGCATCTCCCAGTATGAAATGGCTTTCCGCATGCAAACCTCCGTTCCCGAGCTAACCAATGTGTCCGACGAGCCGGAAAGCACCTTCGATCTTTATGGAGAAGATGCGAAGCAACCAGGTACCTATGCCAACAACTGCTTGTTGGCTCGTCGATTGTCGGAACGTGGCGTTCGCTTTGTTCAGCTCTTCCATCGTGGTTGGGATTCCCATAAAGATCTTCCCGGAAATGTGAAACGTCAGTGTCTGGATACCGACCAAGCGACGGCTGGATTGCTCAAGGACCTGAAACGTCGCGGCATGCTCGACGATACCTTGGTCATTTGGGGCGGTGAATTCGGTCGCACAGTTTATTGCCAGGGCGAAATGACGGCAGAGGATTACGGCCGGGATCACCATCCCCGTTGCTTTTCAATGTGGCTGGCTGGCGGAGGCGTAAAAGCCGGGATTAGTTATGGAGAGACTGACGAATTCAGTTATAATATCACCGCCGATCCAGTCAGCGTTCACGACCTCCACGCCACCATCCTCCATCTCCTCGGTGTAAACCACAAAAAACTTACTTACAAATTCCAAGGCCGCCACTACCGTCTGACAGACGTACACGGGGAGGTTGTTAAGGATTTAATCGCGTAA
- a CDS encoding DUF1553 domain-containing protein — MRTRSHWLSYTLFSNRLSLALFGFAMLSSFAWAGTIDFNRDIRPILSDKCYKCHGPDENTREADLRLDTKEGAFGDLGGGYFPIVPGKPDESELVWHINAEDEDDIMPPPDSGLTLTAEQKRLLSQWIEEGAEWKTHWSYEPVARPELPKVSNPGWVRNGIDRFILSRLDLEGLKPSIEADRVTLVRRLSFDLTGLPPTSAEVDAFLKDESPDAYDQLVNRLLNSPRYGEAMALPWLEAARYADTDGYQNDGPRFMWRWRDWVIEAYNRNLSFDQFTIEQLAGDLLENPTLDQVIATGFNRNHRYNSEEGIVLEEFLLENAVDRVDTTSTVWMGLTMGCARCHDHKYDPISTKEYYQLLSIFDNVPESGRAVKYGNSEPYVPAPTREQAVELYEYDKRLIAAQEKLDSASDMIANGINGWEARGPLELDESALVARGLTDYFSLESDDSRTETDSPNPEYQEGVRGNSASFDGEGRLALDIKANFFAHKRFSLAFWLNPKDTSSGVIFSKQEPSLLRSGLNVELKEGRLQFYIITSWIAGVGAIETVESLKTDQWRHVTLTNDGSLSAAGMRILIDGKAVKTRMLYNTNSNIVETSKDVPLRVGGGVVGSRFKGQVDEVRTYDRTLWQDEAMILAEPASLEDIAQMDPSARSPSVQAKWKTYYLENTAPEPLKKLGADFFAARMERLEFHDALPTAMVMQEMNPPRPTHVRVRGVYDQLGEQVEHKLPGVFPDFPSGASHDRLGFAQWLVSGKHPLTARVAVNRYWLKYFGRGIVKTAEDFGVQGDWPSHPGLLDWLADEFVRTGWDIKAMQKLIVSSATYRQQSRVTPELLERDSENILLARGPRQRLSAHAYRDQALAVSGLLVERLGGPSVSPYQPEKLWELMSNMVYTQSKGEDLYRRSLYTIWKRTIPPPTMVLMDAADRESCIVSSKRTNTPLQALTLLNEKTFVEAARNLGQRILLEGGDTAAERIAFGFNATTFRRPNIKEGVLLERAYQNYRSEFENDLVGAERLIAVGESRASESLDPRELAAATALANVLLNLDEVITKE; from the coding sequence ATGCGGACGCGTAGCCATTGGTTGTCATACACCTTGTTCTCAAATCGCCTTTCGTTGGCTTTGTTTGGTTTCGCTATGCTTTCTAGTTTTGCTTGGGCTGGAACCATCGATTTCAATCGCGATATTCGGCCAATTCTTTCCGATAAGTGTTACAAATGCCACGGTCCGGACGAAAACACCCGTGAGGCCGATTTGCGCCTGGATACCAAGGAAGGAGCCTTCGGTGATTTAGGTGGCGGTTATTTTCCGATTGTTCCTGGAAAACCGGATGAAAGCGAGCTGGTGTGGCATATCAATGCGGAAGATGAGGACGACATCATGCCGCCGCCCGATTCCGGGTTGACTTTGACCGCCGAGCAAAAGCGTTTGTTGAGCCAGTGGATTGAAGAGGGAGCGGAATGGAAGACCCACTGGTCTTACGAGCCGGTAGCGCGGCCTGAGTTGCCCAAAGTTTCGAATCCAGGTTGGGTTCGAAACGGAATTGATCGATTTATTCTTTCCCGATTGGATCTGGAAGGTTTAAAGCCTTCCATCGAAGCAGACCGAGTCACATTGGTCAGACGCTTAAGCTTTGACCTGACGGGATTACCGCCGACCTCGGCCGAGGTGGATGCTTTCCTGAAGGACGAATCGCCTGATGCATACGATCAATTGGTGAATCGTTTGCTTAATTCGCCCCGTTATGGCGAAGCGATGGCTTTGCCTTGGCTCGAAGCAGCCCGGTATGCGGATACTGATGGATACCAAAACGATGGCCCGCGTTTTATGTGGCGTTGGCGGGACTGGGTGATCGAGGCCTACAATCGAAACCTGTCTTTCGATCAGTTCACGATCGAGCAGCTTGCAGGGGACCTATTAGAAAATCCCACTCTCGATCAAGTGATAGCCACTGGATTCAATCGCAATCATCGCTACAATTCCGAAGAAGGTATCGTATTGGAGGAATTTTTACTCGAAAACGCGGTGGATCGCGTTGATACAACCTCGACGGTTTGGATGGGTTTGACGATGGGTTGTGCTCGGTGTCACGACCACAAATACGATCCGATTTCCACTAAAGAATACTATCAGCTCCTCTCTATTTTCGACAATGTACCGGAATCGGGTCGAGCGGTGAAGTATGGTAATTCCGAGCCGTACGTACCCGCTCCGACAAGGGAACAGGCGGTTGAGCTTTACGAGTACGACAAGCGGCTTATCGCTGCGCAAGAGAAACTGGATTCCGCTTCGGATATGATCGCCAACGGTATAAATGGCTGGGAAGCTCGAGGTCCGTTGGAGCTGGACGAATCTGCGCTTGTAGCTCGTGGGTTGACCGACTATTTTTCGTTGGAAAGCGACGACTCCCGAACCGAGACGGATTCGCCCAATCCGGAATACCAAGAGGGGGTACGAGGTAATTCCGCTTCGTTTGATGGGGAAGGCCGGCTTGCCCTCGATATCAAAGCTAATTTCTTTGCCCACAAACGGTTTAGCCTCGCTTTCTGGTTGAATCCCAAAGATACCTCCAGCGGTGTTATATTTTCCAAGCAGGAACCGTCTTTGTTGCGTTCGGGATTGAATGTTGAATTGAAGGAAGGTCGCTTACAATTTTATATTATTACTTCCTGGATCGCCGGAGTAGGTGCGATTGAAACAGTCGAATCTCTGAAAACGGATCAATGGCGACACGTAACTCTAACAAACGACGGTTCTCTAAGTGCCGCTGGAATGCGAATTCTGATTGATGGGAAAGCCGTTAAAACACGGATGTTGTACAATACGAATTCCAATATTGTGGAAACTTCAAAAGATGTTCCACTGCGAGTTGGAGGCGGCGTAGTTGGTTCTCGCTTCAAGGGGCAGGTCGATGAAGTGAGAACGTATGATCGAACCCTTTGGCAGGATGAAGCGATGATCCTTGCGGAGCCGGCGAGCTTGGAAGATATCGCGCAAATGGATCCTTCCGCCCGGAGCCCTTCCGTCCAAGCCAAATGGAAAACGTATTATTTAGAGAACACTGCGCCAGAACCACTCAAGAAGCTGGGCGCAGACTTCTTTGCGGCTCGGATGGAGCGTCTGGAATTTCACGATGCGCTTCCCACGGCGATGGTCATGCAGGAAATGAATCCGCCGCGCCCGACGCATGTGCGAGTGAGAGGCGTCTACGACCAACTTGGTGAGCAGGTCGAGCATAAGCTCCCCGGCGTTTTTCCCGATTTCCCTAGCGGAGCGTCGCATGATCGATTGGGTTTCGCGCAATGGCTTGTCAGTGGAAAGCATCCATTGACTGCAAGAGTGGCAGTGAATCGGTATTGGCTGAAATACTTCGGACGTGGGATAGTAAAGACGGCCGAGGATTTCGGGGTGCAGGGGGATTGGCCGAGCCACCCGGGATTGCTTGATTGGTTGGCGGATGAATTCGTCCGAACAGGTTGGGATATAAAGGCGATGCAGAAGCTGATAGTCAGCAGCGCGACCTATCGCCAGCAGTCGCGGGTGACGCCGGAACTGCTGGAACGCGATTCCGAAAATATACTGCTCGCCAGAGGGCCTCGGCAGAGGCTTTCCGCCCACGCCTATCGCGATCAAGCACTAGCCGTGAGCGGGTTGTTAGTGGAGCGGCTTGGTGGTCCATCGGTTAGCCCTTACCAGCCTGAAAAACTATGGGAATTGATGAGCAATATGGTATACACCCAGTCCAAGGGAGAAGATTTGTATCGTCGCAGCTTGTACACGATTTGGAAACGGACCATTCCGCCGCCCACTATGGTTCTGATGGATGCAGCCGATAGGGAGTCCTGCATCGTCAGCTCGAAACGTACCAATACCCCGTTACAAGCGCTTACGTTGCTCAACGAAAAGACTTTTGTTGAAGCGGCCCGCAATCTCGGCCAACGTATATTGCTCGAGGGAGGCGATACAGCTGCCGAGCGAATCGCGTTCGGTTTTAATGCGACCACTTTTCGACGGCCTAACATTAAGGAAGGTGTCTTGCTCGAAAGGGCGTACCAGAATTATCGAAGCGAGTTTGAAAACGATCTTGTCGGAGCGGAACGATTGATTGCGGTGGGGGAATCGAGAGCGAGCGAATCTCTCGATCCCCGCGAATTGGCAGCGGCGACGGCATTGGCGAATGTCCTGCTTAATTTGGATGAAGTAATAACAAAGGAATAA
- a CDS encoding TonB-dependent receptor plug domain-containing protein encodes MNSMCITHTSSYCSQLFKGLLSLALLVTGFSNAFAQNEDDEDVFELTPFTVDESETQGYLATSTLAGTRIKTDLRDLGAAISVVTSEFMDDIGATDANTLLSYTSNTEVGGYQGNFNGAQSDNTSRFINNDGRTNPQRNQRIRGLGEADLTRGYYLTDIGFDSYNTDRVTISRGPNSLLFGIGSPGGVINNSTKQAIHDRDFGELKVRFDNYSSWRTELDYNKSIVKDRVALRVALLNEGLKYKQDPAFEDQTRFYAALDVVLLKNEGSDFLEPTRFRMNFEDGEQSGSPVEVIPPTVAYDNWFEPLSPSIQQYTGSKPTAAVLSPSDGGTWEFQALHDDPLGTQANESKVHTNVHPSNFRHVGIYYPGKGAPASVGLPGSNIQGYTSLIPWRTNLDTLASTGLAGSPVAAGLPDDSPVGNYREFATNSPYSEPFAIGFAAHTLQNPEVFDYRNHMYSNGYDLVEREFDAVNFALEQNFFDNRAGIEIAYDQQHYQTYQDYIFSGGTAQSTTGPYDIYIMNSVYLPNGQLNPNLGRAFTRSGGPRQQFNEIDRETFRVTAFAKLDFTEKDGFMKWLGRHTFTGLYNDHTTDRHSVTTADGTGSNEFNITSAMEDPQGIGRRNLNLTVFTSDNLLGVQSMDDVRIYPIDYGPRYQPGDEYNYLYVDTTPANSPWAAGGVAGDRTLRQGKLFMERWLQSEGISQNNIEAKAISWQSYFLNDHLVGLYGWREDDTKSFARANATEAGVPDRLTDLTWNPEANKLSKTPSLEETGDTTTWSVVGRYPEVLFGDLPFGMDIQAHYAESENFNPIGLRNDALGAAIGQPTGTTEEYGFTINLADNKYSIKFNWFETQLANVNTEPNLTTNIANGVVGRINDYRESEMRGTPFTDLLGWVQGDIANFPIKTFDQFYTASLATIPSTLSAVVNPRQVDLNGDGVWDQYQVDPIPNLRSTQDRLAEGFEVEMVANPTSSWRLMLNISKQETVQTNTANVLAGLAEEFVSKVLSTRLGETEDDGLLERAAKPYSEPLVGSLLAPIRSAKALDNTVSNEQRLWRVTGVSNYQFEEGRLAGFGIGAAIRWEDKAATGYVFFLDEETGVPVPDVSRPYFDDGLFSGDAWISYRKQLTDKIDWSVQLNVRNLVGESNDIPVKTNPDGQVAVIRIPNPRTIYLSNSFKF; translated from the coding sequence ATGAACTCTATGTGTATTACCCATACTAGCAGCTATTGCTCACAACTATTCAAAGGGCTACTCTCGCTGGCCCTTTTAGTTACAGGATTCAGCAACGCGTTCGCCCAAAATGAAGACGACGAAGATGTGTTTGAACTGACTCCTTTCACCGTCGATGAATCCGAAACTCAAGGCTATCTGGCCACAAGTACCTTGGCGGGAACCCGCATTAAGACAGATCTAAGAGACTTGGGCGCGGCCATTTCGGTGGTCACTTCCGAATTTATGGATGATATCGGTGCAACGGATGCAAATACACTATTGTCCTATACGTCCAATACCGAGGTGGGTGGCTACCAAGGAAATTTCAACGGAGCGCAATCCGATAACACGAGTCGTTTTATTAACAATGATGGCCGAACCAACCCTCAGAGGAACCAGCGCATTCGAGGATTGGGTGAAGCGGATTTGACACGCGGATATTACCTGACGGACATTGGTTTCGATAGCTACAATACCGATCGCGTCACCATAAGTCGAGGACCCAACTCGCTTCTGTTCGGTATCGGAAGCCCTGGGGGAGTTATCAACAATTCCACTAAGCAGGCGATTCATGATAGAGATTTCGGAGAGCTAAAGGTCCGGTTTGATAACTACAGCAGCTGGCGAACCGAATTAGACTACAATAAGAGCATTGTGAAGGATCGCGTTGCCCTGCGTGTGGCTTTGCTTAATGAAGGCCTTAAATATAAACAGGATCCGGCGTTTGAGGATCAAACGCGCTTTTACGCTGCTCTGGATGTTGTGTTATTAAAAAACGAAGGGAGTGATTTCCTGGAGCCCACACGGTTTAGGATGAATTTCGAAGACGGTGAGCAGAGTGGATCTCCGGTAGAAGTTATTCCTCCCACCGTTGCCTATGACAATTGGTTTGAGCCTCTTTCACCTTCCATTCAACAGTACACGGGATCGAAACCTACGGCAGCAGTATTATCTCCGAGCGATGGGGGAACCTGGGAGTTTCAAGCTCTGCATGACGATCCACTGGGAACCCAGGCAAATGAGTCTAAAGTACACACCAATGTACATCCCAGCAATTTCCGTCACGTGGGGATTTATTACCCAGGAAAAGGCGCTCCGGCGAGTGTGGGCTTACCCGGTTCCAATATCCAGGGCTACACGTCCCTGATTCCCTGGAGAACCAATCTTGATACCTTGGCCAGTACCGGATTGGCTGGAAGTCCGGTAGCGGCTGGTTTGCCCGATGATAGTCCTGTGGGCAATTACCGGGAATTTGCTACCAACAGTCCCTACTCCGAACCCTTCGCCATAGGTTTTGCCGCACATACCTTGCAAAATCCCGAGGTGTTCGATTATCGAAATCACATGTATAGTAACGGATACGACTTAGTGGAACGTGAATTTGACGCGGTCAATTTCGCATTGGAACAGAACTTCTTCGATAACAGGGCGGGTATTGAAATCGCCTATGACCAACAACATTACCAAACTTATCAGGATTATATCTTTTCGGGTGGGACGGCCCAAAGCACTACTGGACCCTACGACATTTACATCATGAATTCCGTCTATCTGCCGAATGGACAGCTCAATCCGAATTTGGGCCGGGCTTTCACACGATCAGGTGGCCCTAGGCAGCAATTTAACGAGATTGACCGCGAAACGTTTCGAGTAACGGCGTTTGCCAAATTGGATTTTACGGAAAAGGACGGTTTTATGAAATGGTTGGGCCGTCATACCTTTACTGGTCTTTATAACGACCATACGACGGATCGTCATTCGGTGACAACTGCCGACGGTACTGGCAGTAACGAGTTTAACATCACTTCGGCGATGGAAGACCCGCAAGGCATAGGCCGCCGGAATCTGAACCTCACGGTTTTTACCAGCGATAACCTTCTCGGAGTCCAGTCGATGGACGATGTTCGTATTTATCCCATCGATTACGGTCCAAGATATCAACCTGGAGATGAATATAATTACTTGTATGTGGATACCACTCCCGCCAACTCTCCCTGGGCTGCCGGGGGAGTTGCTGGCGACCGGACGCTTAGGCAAGGCAAACTTTTCATGGAACGTTGGTTGCAGAGCGAAGGCATCAGTCAAAACAACATCGAGGCCAAAGCGATTTCCTGGCAAAGTTATTTTCTCAATGACCACCTCGTCGGCCTCTATGGCTGGCGCGAAGATGACACGAAGAGTTTTGCCCGGGCGAATGCTACAGAAGCTGGAGTGCCGGATAGATTAACTGATCTGACTTGGAATCCAGAAGCTAACAAGCTGTCAAAGACGCCTTCGTTGGAGGAAACAGGAGATACCACCACCTGGAGCGTGGTGGGCCGTTATCCCGAAGTGCTTTTTGGTGATCTTCCATTCGGAATGGATATTCAAGCACACTATGCCGAATCGGAAAATTTTAATCCAATCGGTCTTCGCAACGATGCGTTGGGTGCGGCCATCGGCCAACCTACCGGTACCACGGAGGAATATGGATTTACGATCAATTTGGCAGATAATAAGTATTCGATAAAATTTAATTGGTTTGAGACTCAATTGGCAAACGTCAATACCGAACCAAACCTCACCACGAATATCGCCAATGGGGTTGTTGGTAGAATTAATGATTACCGGGAATCTGAAATGCGCGGCACTCCCTTTACCGATCTTCTCGGCTGGGTGCAAGGCGACATCGCGAACTTCCCCATCAAGACCTTTGATCAATTTTATACCGCATCCCTGGCAACGATTCCCTCCACGCTGTCGGCCGTCGTAAATCCAAGGCAGGTAGATCTCAATGGAGATGGCGTATGGGATCAATACCAGGTCGATCCTATCCCAAATCTTCGGTCTACGCAGGATCGCCTGGCTGAAGGATTCGAAGTGGAAATGGTTGCAAACCCAACCTCGTCCTGGCGGTTGATGCTGAATATAAGTAAGCAGGAAACCGTCCAGACCAACACAGCAAATGTGTTGGCAGGGCTAGCGGAAGAATTTGTATCGAAGGTCCTGTCGACGCGGCTTGGAGAAACCGAGGATGATGGACTCTTGGAGCGTGCTGCTAAACCGTACAGCGAACCGTTGGTTGGAAGTCTGCTCGCTCCTATTCGCTCCGCAAAAGCTTTGGACAACACGGTATCCAATGAACAGCGTCTATGGCGCGTTACGGGTGTCAGCAACTACCAGTTCGAGGAAGGCCGCCTGGCCGGTTTCGGAATCGGTGCGGCCATTCGTTGGGAAGATAAAGCCGCCACCGGCTATGTGTTCTTCCTGGATGAGGAAACCGGGGTTCCTGTACCCGACGTAAGCCGACCCTATTTTGACGATGGATTGTTCAGTGGAGATGCCTGGATATCGTACAGAAAACAACTGACTGACAAAATCGATTGGTCGGTCCAGTTGAACGTCAGAAACCTGGTAGGCGAAAGCAACGATATCCCTGTCAAAACCAATCCCGATGGGCAAGTGGCGGTCATCCGGATTCCCAATCCCCGGACGATATACCTGTCGAATTCATTTAAGTTCTGA
- a CDS encoding alkaline phosphatase D family protein, whose product MKLLFSIVISVSTVLWLSCTKPADNSLPSFRTDITRTWVGPGYWTNPLMNWQLSDGRIECTHGGLVNEVHALTHQLIEGDGAFHMQTKTGLMDRKDISTGEVVFAGFKFGAVGHRNDYRSNIYYDIESGFAEELMREPPLQAGISSDGRLVINSKYSAEVLTPGDIKECLLNLEVSCTGNVVTILLTVDRANGETAALEAQVEREALAGNVALACHPLIRKPRKRHDHSDPDHATFWFSDWSVSGNKFKANPEQTYGPILWTQYTLQNKVLKLMAFFVPMEEGASRVASLQLKSKSGWTTLADSPIDPLSLTANFRIENWDDTIDQEYRVTYDWKTSKGATVATWGGTIRKDPKDKDGIVLAGLTCSHAELFPNRFFEENLLAQNPDVLYFAGDQVYETCGGYGIVVAKTEAEVPRATLNYLGKFWPLGLSFRELLKDRPSVMIPDDHDVYSNDLWGKEGAAMPKDAAGADLRCFGGYRMHPEWVKMVEHTQMGHHPDPYDPTPLQQGIGAYYTSLDVGGVGFALINDRKFKSAPGDVIEAMEPLFQIRGERNLPLLDEIHEEDFDTSTLDRDDLQLLGQRQLDFLREWGADGKKLRAVLSQSPYCQPHHLMVADFDSNGWPQSGRRRALEVIRDAKAVMIHGDLHFATLVQQGIDDWEDAGWSFTLPALITGTRRLWVPKVEGKNRLPGMPDYTGRFFDGWGNKMTVWAAANPFSFLIEDDYEGEGRATLDYLRNKGLGYGIVRFNKQESTVTFESWPVYGSFKGIEAHEQHPGFPKTVKIPVD is encoded by the coding sequence ATGAAGCTCTTATTTTCTATTGTCATTTCTGTCTCCACTGTTCTTTGGCTTTCATGCACCAAACCGGCCGATAATAGTTTACCGTCCTTTAGAACTGACATCACGAGGACATGGGTCGGTCCGGGTTATTGGACCAATCCCTTGATGAACTGGCAGCTGTCAGATGGGCGGATCGAGTGTACGCATGGAGGTCTGGTAAATGAGGTGCATGCATTGACTCATCAGCTTATTGAAGGGGATGGTGCGTTTCACATGCAGACCAAGACCGGCTTGATGGACAGGAAGGATATATCCACCGGGGAGGTTGTTTTTGCCGGCTTCAAATTTGGGGCGGTGGGGCACCGCAATGATTACCGTTCGAATATTTACTACGATATCGAGTCGGGCTTTGCCGAGGAACTCATGAGAGAACCGCCCTTGCAGGCAGGCATCTCTTCGGACGGCAGGTTGGTAATAAACTCCAAGTATTCAGCGGAAGTCCTAACTCCCGGGGACATAAAAGAGTGCCTTTTGAACCTTGAAGTTTCGTGCACCGGAAATGTGGTCACGATTCTTCTGACTGTGGATCGGGCCAATGGTGAAACCGCTGCCCTTGAAGCGCAAGTGGAACGCGAAGCATTGGCCGGAAACGTAGCGCTTGCCTGTCATCCGTTAATCCGGAAACCCAGGAAACGGCACGATCACAGCGATCCCGACCATGCAACGTTCTGGTTCTCGGATTGGTCGGTGAGTGGAAACAAGTTTAAGGCGAATCCTGAGCAGACCTACGGGCCTATTCTCTGGACTCAATATACGCTGCAAAACAAAGTTCTCAAGTTGATGGCCTTTTTTGTGCCCATGGAAGAAGGAGCAAGTCGGGTGGCATCCTTACAGCTAAAGTCCAAATCGGGTTGGACCACCTTGGCCGACAGCCCGATCGATCCCTTGTCTCTGACTGCGAATTTCCGAATTGAAAACTGGGATGACACCATCGATCAGGAATACCGCGTTACTTACGATTGGAAGACCAGTAAGGGAGCAACTGTAGCAACTTGGGGAGGAACCATTCGCAAAGATCCCAAAGATAAGGACGGCATCGTCCTGGCCGGCCTGACCTGTTCGCATGCCGAACTATTTCCCAACCGCTTCTTCGAGGAAAACCTTTTGGCTCAGAATCCCGATGTGCTGTATTTTGCCGGTGACCAGGTGTATGAGACCTGTGGCGGTTATGGCATTGTGGTGGCCAAAACAGAAGCGGAGGTACCGCGCGCGACTTTAAATTATTTGGGTAAATTCTGGCCTCTCGGACTCAGTTTCCGCGAATTGCTAAAAGACCGCCCAAGCGTCATGATCCCGGACGATCACGATGTGTATTCGAATGATCTTTGGGGAAAAGAGGGAGCGGCCATGCCGAAGGATGCGGCCGGTGCGGACCTGCGCTGCTTTGGCGGTTACCGGATGCATCCGGAGTGGGTCAAAATGGTGGAGCACACCCAAATGGGGCACCATCCGGATCCCTACGATCCGACGCCGCTTCAACAGGGAATCGGCGCTTATTATACGAGCCTGGATGTGGGAGGCGTCGGTTTTGCACTCATCAACGACCGCAAGTTTAAGTCGGCGCCCGGTGATGTGATCGAGGCGATGGAGCCACTTTTCCAAATACGTGGAGAACGCAACCTTCCGTTGCTTGATGAGATTCATGAGGAAGATTTCGATACCAGTACCCTGGATCGAGACGACTTACAACTGTTGGGACAACGTCAATTGGACTTTCTGCGCGAGTGGGGAGCGGATGGTAAAAAATTGCGAGCGGTGTTATCCCAATCTCCTTACTGCCAACCGCATCATTTGATGGTGGCCGACTTCGATTCCAACGGCTGGCCTCAATCGGGACGAAGGCGGGCACTGGAAGTTATTCGTGACGCCAAGGCGGTCATGATCCACGGCGATCTGCACTTCGCGACTCTGGTGCAACAGGGTATCGACGATTGGGAGGACGCCGGCTGGTCTTTTACCTTGCCCGCGCTTATTACCGGTACCCGCCGCTTGTGGGTGCCAAAAGTCGAAGGAAAAAACCGGCTGCCGGGCATGCCGGATTACACGGGCCGTTTTTTCGATGGCTGGGGAAACAAAATGACCGTTTGGGCGGCTGCCAATCCCTTTAGTTTTTTAATTGAGGACGACTATGAGGGCGAGGGAAGGGCGACCTTGGACTACCTTCGTAACAAAGGTCTCGGTTACGGCATCGTTCGTTTTAACAAGCAGGAGTCTACCGTGACCTTTGAAAGCTGGCCGGTGTATGGCAGCTTCAAGGGAATCGAGGCACATGAGCAGCATCCCGGTTTCCCTAAGACGGTAAAGATTCCGGTTGATTAA